Proteins encoded together in one Kutzneria kofuensis window:
- a CDS encoding WD40 repeat domain-containing protein: MSKESPRIPLRFGAQLVPPLPTGAVGSVVCGLVDGRPVALTCGGATGDRSVRVWDMDDHQQLGRAITPRGSEPVWGVAYGELDGRPVAVLVGGGVWVWDLTERRQISRGTVRPYPPSRHVAGGLWDVACTRLDGRLVAVTGGYDDNVRVWDVLTAQQLGDPLVGHTGVIRSVVCGALQGRPIVVTGSEDHTVRLWDLDRHEPIGQPLAGHDGEVWAVAYGVLDGRPIAVSGSRDRTVRVWDVASGRQLGDPLCGHSKEVDAVALATVAGRTVAVSGGEDVRVWDLRTRRQVGPPLFDGRDLGHIRALACGTLRGRPVALAACSGAWRAWVRVWDLEEHRHIGNTVPARYAAELPTSWTDPTTGDVYDLTRDLVDSDGGRWQLVDYDGIEPIVAEHPVNPRVTFGIAHAHAEYDFVDAVAPGPRRRTPPRTTHSTRRQYYEFQVLDEGRALSAEQLAELAERYPYAKIGPTRMVWDFDPDDEDDAAGNEHPGLLLGERERDDLLNRFFDVFLEFRAGGQRYLMFRLPTAQLDLETVSPYLTAGYYDGLSARVCDSHVLLGFGHYEEDGELAHWRERPNTWLKPLLPLHADLASGDLSAAYLGWLKGVQDADDRDQRRPPPRPTTLRAMSPQLRKLATLLHLNQWARKHLP; encoded by the coding sequence ATGTCAAAGGAAAGTCCGCGGATTCCGCTGCGCTTCGGCGCGCAGCTCGTCCCACCCCTGCCCACCGGCGCGGTCGGGAGTGTCGTGTGTGGTCTGGTGGACGGGCGGCCCGTGGCGCTCACCTGCGGCGGGGCCACCGGAGATCGCTCGGTCCGGGTGTGGGACATGGACGATCACCAGCAGCTCGGGCGTGCCATCACCCCCCGCGGCTCTGAGCCGGTGTGGGGCGTGGCCTACGGAGAGTTGGATGGGCGGCCCGTGGCGGTGCTGGTTGGTGGCGGTGTGTGGGTGTGGGACCTGACCGAGCGGCGGCAGATCAGCCGCGGCACGGTCCGGCCTTACCCGCCGAGCCGGCATGTCGCCGGTGGGCTGTGGGATGTGGCGTGCACCCGGCTCGACGGCCGGCTGGTCGCCGTGACCGGCGGCTACGACGACAACGTCCGGGTCTGGGATGTCCTCACCGCACAGCAGCTTGGTGACCCGCTTGTCGGCCACACCGGCGTGATCAGGTCCGTGGTCTGCGGGGCACTGCAGGGCCGTCCGATCGTTGTGACCGGCAGCGAGGACCACACCGTGCGGCTGTGGGACCTGGACCGGCACGAGCCCATCGGTCAGCCGCTTGCCGGCCACGACGGCGAAGTCTGGGCGGTGGCCTACGGGGTGCTCGACGGCAGGCCGATCGCCGTCTCCGGCAGCAGGGACCGCACCGTCCGAGTCTGGGACGTGGCCAGTGGACGACAGCTCGGCGACCCACTGTGCGGCCACTCCAAGGAGGTGGACGCCGTCGCGCTAGCCACGGTCGCCGGTCGGACCGTCGCGGTCAGTGGCGGCGAGGACGTCCGGGTGTGGGACCTTCGGACTCGCCGTCAGGTCGGACCGCCCCTGTTCGATGGCCGCGACCTCGGCCACATCCGGGCGCTGGCCTGCGGCACCCTGCGCGGCCGCCCGGTCGCGCTCGCCGCATGCAGCGGTGCGTGGAGGGCGTGGGTGCGCGTGTGGGATCTGGAGGAACACCGCCACATCGGCAATACCGTGCCCGCCCGGTATGCCGCCGAGTTACCCACGAGCTGGACCGACCCGACCACCGGTGACGTCTACGACCTGACCCGCGATCTTGTCGACAGCGACGGGGGCCGGTGGCAGCTCGTCGACTACGACGGCATTGAACCCATCGTCGCCGAGCATCCGGTGAACCCGCGGGTCACCTTCGGCATCGCCCACGCGCACGCCGAGTACGACTTCGTCGATGCGGTCGCTCCCGGACCGAGGCGTCGCACGCCGCCCCGCACCACACACTCCACCCGCCGGCAGTACTACGAATTTCAAGTCTTGGACGAAGGTCGGGCACTGTCGGCGGAGCAGTTGGCCGAACTCGCCGAGCGATACCCGTACGCCAAGATCGGTCCGACCAGGATGGTGTGGGACTTCGACCCCGACGACGAGGACGACGCTGCCGGGAACGAGCACCCGGGCCTGTTGCTGGGGGAGCGGGAGCGCGACGATCTGCTCAACAGGTTCTTCGACGTCTTTCTGGAGTTCCGGGCCGGCGGTCAGCGGTACCTGATGTTCCGTCTGCCCACCGCCCAACTCGACCTGGAGACGGTCAGCCCCTATCTCACAGCCGGTTACTACGACGGACTATCAGCACGGGTGTGCGACTCCCATGTGCTGCTCGGCTTCGGCCACTACGAGGAGGACGGCGAGCTCGCCCACTGGCGAGAGCGGCCCAACACCTGGCTGAAGCCACTCCTGCCGCTCCATGCCGACCTCGCCAGCGGCGACCTCTCGGCCGCCTATCTGGGATGGCTCAAAGGCGTCCAAGACGCCGATGACCGAGACCAGCGTCGACCGCCACCGCGACCCACGACGTTGCGGGCGATGTCCCCGCAGCTGAGGAAGCTCGCCACCCTGCTCCACCTCAACCAGTGGGCCAGAAAGCACCTTCCCTGA
- a CDS encoding SRPBCC family protein → MSEIHIVRDYPHSPVKVWRAMTDPDLIPYWTSTGKGARAVGFQPVAGNRFQFVAKPMPGWRGIVDCEVLEVRERELLRYTWIGAPGETPSHVRYQLEPTPTGTRFTYHHTGFTGIGGFAMAKLLGSVRTRMLTVGVPALLAELDETGALRPDTTLRLTQPR, encoded by the coding sequence ATGTCCGAGATCCACATCGTTCGCGACTACCCGCACTCGCCCGTGAAGGTCTGGCGGGCGATGACCGACCCGGACCTGATCCCGTACTGGACCTCGACCGGAAAAGGCGCTCGCGCCGTCGGGTTCCAGCCCGTGGCGGGCAACCGGTTCCAGTTCGTCGCCAAGCCGATGCCCGGCTGGCGGGGGATCGTCGACTGCGAGGTGCTGGAGGTCCGCGAGCGGGAACTGCTGCGCTACACCTGGATCGGCGCGCCGGGCGAGACACCCAGCCACGTCCGCTACCAGCTGGAGCCCACGCCCACGGGAACCCGCTTCACCTACCACCACACCGGGTTCACCGGGATCGGCGGATTCGCCATGGCCAAGCTGCTCGGCTCGGTCCGGACCAGGATGCTCACCGTCGGGGTGCCCGCCCTGCTCGCCGAGCTGGACGAGACCGGCGCGCTCCGCCCGGACACGACGCTGCGGCTGACGCAACCCCGATGA
- a CDS encoding ATP-binding protein yields the protein MADQQGSPGLGRGFAFVGRRRELDLLLAAVRQPPAVVVIEGDAGMGKSRLVREATAILRSQGWRVMTGFCHPLREPLPYGPVVDALGKAGPWLPDAGLPPTAGALAPLLPDLADRLPPAPAASEQPGAARHHLVQAVRSVLASIGRVVLVVEDVHWVDDATRELLLLLGRDLPDQFALVVTYRAEDLPPGTAVLGAAYRPPPGASGTVIRLSPLTETDVADLAGAALGAQATPKLCAALHRRSEGLPLVAEEDLITLRDHARRDVRDLEQAEVPDGLREAVTERLTALSPAGAAVVDAAAVLAVPATEALLAEVAGLDRDAAADGLIDALRAAVLREIDNGRYAFRHVLAQQVAYRHVPGPRRTRLHQRAIEKLQTHHPVPLVQIAHHTLATGDQQGWLDRVEQAADQAVALGDTGTAATLLHQILDRPEVDGVRRSRTALALARIANSGVDYAATACALRAVLADPLLPAPTRGEIRLGLGLIMLNLGGDSAGFGELERAVDELATLPDKAARAMIALALNERNGAAAHAWDWLGRAEQAVRDSTNESVRAAVQVTRLLLMARAGDAAVWPLVDQLRRQGGSRAVLGQTCYGLYNIGETAIQLGHDRRARALLLANQDLAERLDHRPFECLNRVELLRIEWLAGRWAGLEDEYAALERAYPDVKQVGVDRALCQGHLALVQGRHSRALEHFTVAAEHSGNTSEAVVSRGIAAGLTAVRLAQNEPQAAWAIAEPALLTLSGPSDWTRTTGLFPVAVCATATHRPPWPNWHWLAA from the coding sequence GTGGCTGACCAGCAGGGCTCTCCGGGACTCGGCCGGGGCTTCGCGTTCGTCGGCCGCCGCCGCGAACTCGACCTCCTACTCGCTGCCGTCCGACAGCCGCCCGCCGTCGTCGTGATCGAGGGCGACGCCGGCATGGGCAAGTCCCGGCTGGTGCGCGAGGCCACCGCGATCCTGAGATCGCAGGGTTGGCGGGTGATGACGGGCTTCTGCCACCCGCTGCGTGAGCCCCTGCCGTACGGGCCGGTGGTGGACGCGCTGGGCAAGGCCGGTCCGTGGCTGCCGGACGCCGGGCTGCCGCCGACGGCCGGCGCGCTGGCCCCGCTGCTGCCGGACCTGGCCGACCGCCTGCCGCCGGCGCCGGCCGCATCGGAGCAGCCGGGCGCCGCCCGGCACCATCTGGTCCAGGCCGTGCGCTCGGTGCTGGCGTCGATCGGCCGGGTTGTGCTGGTCGTCGAGGATGTGCACTGGGTCGATGACGCCACCCGCGAGCTGCTCCTGCTGCTCGGCCGCGACCTGCCCGACCAGTTCGCGCTGGTGGTCACCTACCGCGCCGAGGACCTGCCGCCCGGGACCGCGGTCCTGGGCGCGGCCTACCGGCCGCCGCCCGGCGCCAGCGGCACGGTGATCCGGTTGTCGCCGTTGACCGAGACCGACGTCGCCGACCTGGCCGGTGCCGCGCTCGGCGCCCAGGCCACGCCCAAGCTGTGCGCTGCGCTCCACCGCCGCAGCGAAGGCCTGCCGCTGGTCGCCGAGGAAGACCTGATCACGCTGCGGGATCACGCGCGCCGGGACGTCAGGGACCTGGAGCAGGCCGAGGTGCCCGACGGCCTGCGGGAAGCGGTCACCGAGCGGCTGACGGCGCTGTCGCCGGCCGGGGCGGCGGTCGTGGACGCGGCGGCCGTGCTGGCCGTGCCGGCCACCGAGGCGCTGCTCGCCGAGGTCGCCGGGCTGGACCGCGACGCGGCCGCCGACGGACTGATCGATGCGCTGCGAGCGGCCGTGCTGCGCGAAATCGACAACGGCCGCTACGCCTTCCGTCACGTGCTCGCCCAGCAGGTCGCCTACCGGCACGTCCCCGGGCCGCGCCGGACCCGCCTGCACCAGCGGGCCATCGAGAAACTCCAGACCCACCATCCGGTTCCGCTGGTGCAGATCGCGCACCACACGCTGGCCACCGGCGACCAGCAGGGCTGGCTCGACCGCGTCGAGCAGGCCGCCGACCAAGCCGTCGCGCTCGGCGACACCGGCACCGCGGCCACCCTGCTGCACCAGATCCTGGACCGCCCGGAGGTGGACGGTGTGCGGCGGTCCCGAACCGCGCTCGCGCTGGCCCGGATCGCCAACTCGGGGGTGGACTACGCCGCGACCGCCTGCGCACTGCGCGCCGTCCTGGCCGATCCGCTGCTGCCGGCGCCGACCAGGGGCGAGATCCGGCTGGGGCTCGGCCTGATCATGCTCAACCTGGGCGGCGACTCGGCCGGCTTCGGCGAGCTCGAACGCGCCGTCGACGAGCTGGCCACCCTCCCGGACAAGGCAGCGCGGGCGATGATCGCGCTGGCCCTGAACGAGCGGAACGGCGCCGCCGCGCACGCGTGGGACTGGCTCGGCCGGGCCGAACAGGCCGTCCGGGACAGCACGAACGAGTCCGTCCGGGCGGCGGTCCAAGTCACCCGGCTCCTGCTGATGGCGCGGGCGGGCGATGCCGCCGTCTGGCCGCTGGTGGACCAGCTGCGGCGCCAGGGCGGAAGCCGGGCGGTGCTGGGGCAGACCTGTTACGGGCTCTACAACATCGGGGAGACGGCCATCCAGCTCGGCCATGACCGGCGGGCCCGCGCGCTGCTGCTGGCGAACCAGGACCTGGCCGAACGCCTGGACCATCGGCCGTTCGAATGCCTGAATCGCGTCGAACTGCTGCGCATCGAGTGGTTGGCCGGCCGTTGGGCCGGTCTGGAGGACGAGTACGCCGCCCTCGAGCGTGCCTATCCCGATGTCAAGCAGGTCGGTGTCGACCGGGCACTGTGCCAGGGACACCTTGCCCTGGTCCAGGGGCGGCACTCCCGAGCCCTGGAGCACTTCACGGTCGCCGCGGAGCACAGCGGCAACACGAGCGAGGCGGTCGTGAGCAGGGGAATCGCCGCTGGCCTCACCGCCGTGCGCCTCGCCCAGAACGAGCCGCAGGCGGCCTGGGCGATCGCCGAACCAGCCCTGTTGACGTTGAGCGGGCCCAGCGACTGGACGCGGACGACCGGTCTGTTCCCGGTCGCGGTGTGCGCGACCGCGACGCACCGGCCGCCATGGCCGAACTGGCACTGGCTCGCGGCCTGA
- a CDS encoding TetR family transcriptional regulator yields the protein MATTGTGRPAVEGLRERKKRAMRQQLSDAAARMFVEHGFDAVRVADVGEACGVSEKTVFNYFPSKEALLLDRLEATAEALRTHLSNPALPPVTAMLTVLDHELHDLVASLAADTDQDRALAQYQKFGDLIRNTPSLRAYRSDTADRFVDIAAEVLATRTGMRPDDPEPQIVAATLLGLWRVQFRALRIHLRPGRPLPDAIDAVTQEVRRAARLVEEGLTTFPEPAKPR from the coding sequence ATGGCGACAACGGGAACCGGTCGGCCGGCCGTCGAAGGGTTGCGCGAGCGCAAGAAGCGCGCGATGCGCCAGCAGTTGTCCGACGCCGCCGCGCGGATGTTCGTCGAGCACGGCTTCGACGCCGTCCGGGTGGCCGACGTCGGCGAGGCGTGCGGGGTGTCCGAGAAGACCGTCTTCAACTACTTCCCGAGCAAGGAGGCGCTGCTGCTGGACCGGCTGGAGGCGACGGCCGAGGCGTTGCGCACGCACCTGTCGAACCCTGCGCTCCCCCCGGTCACCGCGATGCTGACGGTCCTCGACCACGAACTACACGACCTCGTCGCGAGCCTCGCCGCCGACACCGACCAGGACCGCGCGCTGGCGCAGTACCAGAAGTTCGGCGACCTGATCCGGAACACCCCTTCGCTACGGGCGTACCGGAGTGACACCGCCGACCGGTTCGTCGACATCGCCGCCGAAGTACTCGCCACCCGGACCGGGATGCGACCCGACGACCCCGAACCCCAGATTGTCGCGGCCACCCTCCTCGGCCTGTGGCGCGTCCAGTTCCGCGCCCTCAGGATCCACTTGCGACCCGGTCGCCCACTGCCGGACGCGATCGACGCCGTGACCCAGGAGGTCCGCCGCGCCGCCCGCCTGGTCGAGGAAGGACTGACCACGTTCCCGGAGCCCGCGAAACCACGCTGA
- a CDS encoding helix-turn-helix transcriptional regulator has translation MAELALARGLMLRATEPAQAAEHFAEAQRRWQDIGRPYEVAKAAERRGDALTCVCPEDAPAHLADAVRGFTDLGATGDTARCQHRLRELGVQALRRPGRRGYGNELSPRELEVADLLAGGATNQDIAQTLFLSPRTVEKHVARVLAKLGTERKGIQGGRSNSDSYGSDGGA, from the coding sequence ATGGCCGAACTGGCACTGGCTCGCGGCCTGATGCTGCGCGCCACCGAACCCGCACAGGCCGCCGAGCACTTCGCCGAGGCGCAGCGCAGGTGGCAGGACATCGGCCGGCCCTACGAAGTGGCCAAGGCCGCCGAACGCCGCGGTGACGCCCTGACCTGTGTCTGTCCCGAAGACGCCCCGGCGCACCTCGCCGACGCCGTGCGCGGCTTCACCGATCTCGGCGCGACCGGCGACACCGCCCGCTGCCAACACCGCCTACGCGAACTCGGTGTCCAGGCGTTGCGACGACCGGGACGCCGTGGCTACGGAAACGAGTTGTCGCCCCGCGAACTCGAGGTCGCCGACCTGCTCGCAGGCGGCGCCACCAACCAGGACATCGCCCAGACCCTGTTCCTGTCCCCGCGCACCGTCGAGAAGCACGTGGCCCGCGTCCTGGCGAAACTGGGCACCGAGCGCAAGGGCATCCAAGGCGGCCGGTCGAACTCGGACAGCTACGGATCCGACGGAGGTGCCTGA
- a CDS encoding DUF1304 family protein, producing the protein MNIPAQALAVVAALTHLWIFTMESVRFSRPDVHAMFEVRAADLNAVRPWAFHQGCYNALLALQMLAGLTAVHLGAAAAGQALVLAASASMLAAGVALIAFDPRRARIKGLIGQGAPALATLIALMA; encoded by the coding sequence ATGAACATCCCCGCACAAGCACTCGCGGTCGTCGCGGCGCTCACGCACTTGTGGATCTTCACGATGGAAAGCGTCCGCTTCAGCCGCCCTGACGTGCACGCCATGTTCGAGGTGCGCGCGGCGGACCTCAACGCCGTCCGCCCCTGGGCGTTCCACCAGGGCTGCTACAACGCTCTACTGGCCCTGCAGATGCTCGCTGGTCTGACCGCGGTGCACCTGGGCGCCGCCGCCGCTGGCCAGGCCCTCGTCCTGGCCGCCAGCGCGTCCATGCTCGCGGCAGGCGTAGCCCTGATCGCCTTCGACCCCCGCCGGGCGCGGATCAAGGGCCTGATCGGCCAGGGCGCACCCGCCCTGGCAACCCTCATCGCCCTCATGGCCTGA
- a CDS encoding DUF6010 family protein yields the protein MVVSAVLIGILYVLVNSLIAEPHRRRFNAIMVAGAGAAYLSSGAFGPWEIAFTAAVTYCAYRGLESWTYIGIAWLLHTALDVVHHIKGSPILPFAHTSSLGCAICDPVIAIWCFGGGRPIQQLRRRLASVPKWRRANRMS from the coding sequence ATCGTCGTTTCCGCCGTCCTCATCGGCATCCTCTACGTCCTCGTCAACTCCCTCATCGCCGAGCCGCACCGCCGCCGCTTCAACGCGATCATGGTCGCGGGCGCCGGGGCCGCGTACCTCAGCAGCGGCGCGTTCGGGCCGTGGGAGATCGCGTTCACCGCCGCCGTGACCTACTGCGCGTACCGCGGCCTGGAGTCCTGGACCTACATCGGGATCGCCTGGCTCCTGCACACCGCGCTGGACGTGGTTCACCACATCAAGGGCAGCCCGATCCTCCCGTTCGCCCACACCTCCTCCCTGGGCTGCGCCATCTGCGATCCGGTGATCGCCATCTGGTGCTTCGGCGGTGGACGGCCGATTCAGCAGCTCCGCAGGCGGCTGGCGTCCGTGCCGAAATGGCGCCGTGCCAATCGGATGTCGTGA
- a CDS encoding dihydrofolate reductase family protein, whose translation MRKLVYGMNLTLDGYIAAAGDDIGWSGPPSDELFQWWLGHEQASGLSLYGRKLWETMSSYWPTGDQQPDATPAQIEFARNWRDTPKVVFSSTIDKVDWNTRLVTGDAIAEITRLKAEDGGPMNIGGATLAGAAMRAGLIDEYVIVTHPVLVGGGTPFFTALDSWVNLNLVETRTFPGGVVLTRYETRR comes from the coding sequence ATGCGGAAACTGGTCTACGGCATGAACCTGACCCTGGACGGCTACATCGCCGCGGCCGGCGACGACATCGGCTGGAGCGGGCCGCCGAGCGACGAGCTGTTCCAGTGGTGGCTAGGCCACGAACAGGCGAGTGGCCTGTCGCTGTACGGGCGCAAGCTGTGGGAGACGATGAGCTCCTACTGGCCGACCGGCGACCAGCAGCCCGACGCCACCCCGGCGCAGATCGAGTTCGCGCGGAACTGGCGGGACACGCCGAAGGTGGTGTTCTCCTCGACGATCGACAAGGTCGACTGGAACACCCGCCTGGTCACCGGCGACGCGATCGCCGAGATCACCCGGCTCAAGGCCGAGGACGGCGGCCCCATGAACATCGGCGGCGCAACGCTCGCCGGGGCGGCCATGCGCGCCGGGCTGATCGACGAGTACGTGATCGTCACCCACCCAGTCCTGGTGGGCGGCGGCACGCCGTTCTTCACCGCGCTGGACAGCTGGGTGAACCTGAACCTGGTGGAGACGCGGACGTTTCCCGGCGGCGTGGTCCTGACCAGGTACGAGACGAGGCGCTGA
- a CDS encoding cation transporter, translating into MSPHDKEVARVGQTAGVPNLDRDAEQDIHRWLLRRGFALEYATLAWNVVGIVVLAVTAITARSVALAGFGLDSLIEIGASTVVIWELSGTSEARQRHALRLIGVAFALLAVYLAVQSTLVLVTGYHPQPSTGGIIWTAVTAVVMFALAAGKARTGAALDNLVLRTEGRVTLVDAMLAVAVLAGLVLNAALGWWWADPIAGYVLLAYAAREVHEIFSGEH; encoded by the coding sequence ATGTCCCCACACGACAAGGAAGTGGCCCGTGTCGGGCAGACTGCCGGGGTGCCGAATCTCGACCGTGACGCCGAACAGGACATCCATCGCTGGCTGCTGCGGCGCGGGTTCGCGCTGGAGTACGCCACCCTGGCCTGGAACGTCGTCGGGATCGTCGTGCTGGCCGTCACCGCGATCACCGCGCGGTCGGTCGCACTGGCCGGGTTTGGCCTGGACTCGCTGATCGAGATCGGCGCTTCCACGGTGGTGATCTGGGAACTGTCCGGCACCAGCGAGGCACGGCAGCGACACGCGCTGCGGCTGATCGGGGTCGCGTTCGCGCTGCTGGCCGTCTACCTCGCGGTGCAATCCACGCTCGTGCTGGTCACCGGCTACCACCCGCAGCCCAGCACCGGCGGGATCATCTGGACCGCGGTCACTGCGGTGGTGATGTTCGCGCTGGCCGCCGGCAAGGCCCGCACCGGCGCCGCGCTGGACAACCTGGTGCTGCGCACCGAGGGGCGGGTCACGCTGGTCGACGCGATGCTCGCGGTCGCCGTGCTGGCCGGGCTGGTCCTCAACGCTGCCCTCGGCTGGTGGTGGGCCGACCCGATCGCCGGGTACGTGCTGCTGGCCTACGCCGCCCGCGAGGTGCACGAGATCTTTTCCGGCGAGCACTGA